From Halobacillus sp. Marseille-Q1614, the proteins below share one genomic window:
- a CDS encoding transcription antiterminator translates to MSRRNSQLLPEKDESLNDIISKLTTQLQIMIMTDFSSDPILMEGLRIHLNSAIHRIRHKLAIRNPMLNEIKKMYPYMFRMVGLALEDVSREYELKIPEDEAAYLVLHFQAAVERLQKNREDRLKAIIVCELGVGMSHLLEAKLEQLYKGIEVIGCVGEREVHSTLETHSIDFVISTKNIENLSVPVVVVSPLLEAKDKRQLDQFLEKLRTVEQNNNNTQIFRSLLDEDLTVLRLKSEHRFKVIETLACKLEERGRVSEKFTHRSILRERSSSTAIGGGIAIPHAHPNEVKESAIAIAVLDKPLEWGTEKVSIIFLLAITNEDRALLRPLMKTITKISESPNEVEKILHAENFAQVKRLILQ, encoded by the coding sequence ATGAGCCGTAGAAATTCTCAGCTCCTTCCTGAAAAAGATGAATCACTCAATGACATAATTAGTAAGCTGACGACACAGCTGCAGATTATGATCATGACAGATTTCAGCAGTGATCCAATTCTTATGGAAGGATTAAGAATTCACCTTAATTCAGCGATTCACAGGATACGCCATAAACTGGCGATTAGAAATCCGATGTTAAATGAAATCAAGAAGATGTATCCTTATATGTTTAGAATGGTAGGTCTTGCTCTTGAAGACGTGAGCCGTGAGTATGAACTTAAAATACCTGAAGATGAAGCAGCCTACTTAGTTCTGCATTTTCAAGCTGCGGTGGAACGCTTGCAAAAAAATAGAGAGGATCGTTTAAAGGCGATTATTGTATGTGAGCTAGGAGTAGGAATGTCTCATTTGCTTGAAGCAAAGCTTGAGCAACTGTACAAAGGTATAGAGGTTATCGGGTGTGTTGGAGAGCGTGAAGTCCATTCTACGCTTGAAACTCATTCTATTGACTTTGTGATCTCCACGAAAAATATTGAGAATCTTTCTGTTCCAGTTGTTGTAGTTTCGCCGCTGCTGGAAGCGAAAGATAAGAGGCAGCTTGACCAATTTCTAGAAAAGCTTAGAACAGTTGAACAAAATAATAATAATACTCAAATTTTCAGGTCGTTATTAGATGAGGATCTCACTGTACTCCGTTTAAAATCTGAACATCGATTTAAAGTGATTGAAACACTGGCCTGCAAGCTTGAAGAACGCGGGAGGGTATCTGAAAAATTCACCCACCGTTCTATTTTACGGGAGCGCTCTTCTTCTACGGCTATCGGCGGAGGCATTGCTATTCCGCATGCTCACCCAAATGAGGTAAAAGAATCGGCTATAGCCATAGCCGTTTTAGACAAGCCATTGGAGTGGGGGACGGAAAAAGTTTCGATTATCTTTTTGCTCGCGATCACAAATGAAGATCGTGCTTTACTGCGGCCGCTTATGAAGACGATTACGAAAATCAGTGAATCACCTAATGAAGTTGAGAAAATCTTGCATGCTGAAAACTTTGCACAAGTAAAACGGTTAATTCTTCAATAA
- the dgoD gene encoding galactonate dehydratase produces the protein MKILSYELFQVPPRWLFLKIETSEGITGWGEPVIEGRAHTVKAAVEELMEGLISQDPLRIEDHWNMMYRAGFYRGGPILMSALAGIDQALWDIKGKYYNAPIYQLLGGACRDSIKVYSWIGGDRPSEVGKAAKAAVDTGFTAVKMNGTEELQYIDSYSKIDQAVERVASVRESVGPDVGIGIDFHGRVHKPMAKFLAKELEPYRPMFIEEPVLSENLEALRDIAAHTHIPIATGERMYSRWDFKSILAEGYVDIIQPDLSHAGGITETKKIASMAEAYDVALAPHCPLGPIALASCLHVDATAYNAFIQEQSLGIHYNKENDLLDYVKDRSVFDYKDGHVKFPSGPGLGIEIDEDYVRKRAKEGHNWRNPVWRHKDKSIAEW, from the coding sequence ATGAAAATCCTAAGTTATGAACTTTTTCAAGTACCGCCAAGGTGGCTGTTTTTAAAAATAGAAACGAGTGAAGGGATCACCGGCTGGGGAGAGCCTGTTATTGAAGGGAGAGCTCATACCGTGAAAGCAGCGGTGGAAGAGCTAATGGAAGGGCTGATCTCGCAGGATCCTCTTCGCATAGAAGATCACTGGAATATGATGTACCGCGCCGGGTTTTACCGTGGAGGGCCGATTTTAATGAGTGCTCTAGCCGGAATTGACCAAGCCTTATGGGATATAAAAGGTAAATACTATAATGCCCCAATCTATCAGCTATTAGGCGGCGCATGCAGAGATTCCATTAAAGTCTATTCATGGATTGGCGGGGATCGTCCATCTGAAGTAGGGAAAGCTGCTAAAGCAGCGGTAGATACTGGATTTACAGCCGTTAAAATGAACGGAACCGAAGAGCTTCAGTATATTGACAGCTACAGTAAAATCGATCAGGCCGTTGAGCGGGTAGCAAGTGTAAGAGAAAGTGTGGGGCCTGATGTCGGGATTGGCATCGACTTTCACGGCAGAGTACATAAGCCAATGGCCAAATTTCTAGCAAAAGAACTTGAGCCTTACCGCCCGATGTTTATTGAAGAACCTGTGTTATCTGAGAACCTAGAAGCATTAAGAGACATTGCTGCACACACGCATATCCCAATTGCTACAGGTGAGCGCATGTATTCAAGGTGGGATTTCAAATCAATTTTAGCGGAAGGTTATGTAGACATCATTCAGCCCGACTTATCTCATGCCGGCGGAATTACAGAGACGAAAAAAATTGCTTCTATGGCTGAAGCCTATGATGTCGCGCTGGCTCCTCACTGTCCGTTGGGTCCAATTGCGCTGGCCTCCTGCCTGCATGTAGATGCCACCGCCTATAACGCGTTCATTCAGGAACAGAGTTTAGGCATCCATTATAATAAAGAAAATGATCTGCTTGATTACGTAAAAGACAGAAGCGTATTCGATTATAAAGACGGCCATGTGAAATTCCCGAGCGGACCGGGGCTGGGAATTGAAATCGATGAAGATTATGTACGCAAACGTGCCAAAGAAGGCCATAACTGGAGAAATCCGGTATGGCGGCATAAAGATAAAAGTATTGCGGAATGGTAG
- a CDS encoding bifunctional 4-hydroxy-2-oxoglutarate aldolase/2-dehydro-3-deoxy-phosphogluconate aldolase: MKTLDQINKEKIVAIVRLDSSEHVDKLVESLYEGGIRVLEVTMNTPGVLEIIQSIKERYSDLLVGAGTVLGGESARAAISAGADFLLAPTLSEETIETGIRYGVPVIPGVYTPTEALKAYEYGAQTVKVFPVRSVGESFAKDLKGPLPFIKVMAVGGVSLGNVEGYLEKGWHSAGIGSAIVNPELIKNGNYEEITARAKKFIQIRDSVNEKR, from the coding sequence ATGAAAACGCTAGATCAAATAAATAAAGAAAAAATTGTTGCTATTGTCCGTTTAGACAGCAGTGAACACGTAGACAAACTCGTTGAGAGTCTATACGAAGGCGGGATACGTGTTCTTGAAGTAACAATGAATACGCCCGGCGTCCTAGAAATCATTCAGTCGATTAAAGAGAGATACTCCGATTTATTAGTTGGAGCAGGGACTGTGCTTGGCGGGGAAAGTGCTCGCGCTGCGATTTCAGCAGGAGCCGACTTTTTACTGGCACCTACCTTAAGTGAAGAAACGATTGAAACAGGCATCCGTTATGGAGTGCCAGTTATTCCGGGAGTTTATACACCAACTGAAGCTTTAAAAGCTTATGAGTATGGGGCCCAGACAGTTAAAGTATTCCCAGTGCGTTCTGTAGGAGAAAGTTTTGCTAAGGATTTAAAAGGACCGCTTCCTTTTATAAAAGTAATGGCGGTGGGAGGGGTCTCTCTCGGTAATGTCGAAGGCTACCTTGAAAAAGGCTGGCACTCGGCAGGAATCGGAAGCGCGATCGTAAACCCTGAATTAATAAAGAATGGAAATTATGAAGAGATTACAGCCCGTGCTAAAAAGTTTATTCAAATTAGAGACAGTGTAAACGAAAAGAGGTGA
- a CDS encoding 2-dehydro-3-deoxygalactonokinase, with protein sequence MIILIDSGTTNSRIRLVEEKQVNVIDVIKLEAGVRNSAIEGSNEKLKNEVSKGLKELLDKHSLSPEDIQYIVAAGMITSNLGLYEVPHIEAPARLEGFLGSVEQVNAEEFFQIPCLYVPGMKNKVSGLLKEDLTVINQFDIMRGEEVETFGLLQQVNPIGKGLMLLPGSHTKFVLVDENGELLSCCSTLGGEMLKAVRDQTIISDSLSSKLVDKVLPEYLIKGYEAAIQEGMTRSLFHIRLLQLFSELSENERANYYAGIILSSDMEALDEMLEKEEVEWIIVGGSNPLRSVFLKLLSYLNLKAEIIEASEEQVEMASVYGAAKIGKAYFSN encoded by the coding sequence ATGATCATCTTAATCGATTCGGGTACAACAAACTCTCGAATCCGTTTAGTAGAGGAGAAACAAGTAAACGTAATTGATGTTATTAAATTAGAGGCAGGCGTTAGAAACTCTGCAATCGAAGGAAGTAATGAAAAATTAAAGAATGAGGTATCCAAAGGGTTAAAAGAATTACTGGATAAACATTCTCTATCTCCAGAGGATATTCAATACATAGTGGCAGCCGGTATGATTACTTCAAATCTAGGACTATATGAAGTTCCGCATATTGAAGCTCCTGCCCGATTGGAAGGTTTCTTAGGTTCAGTTGAGCAAGTAAATGCGGAAGAGTTTTTCCAAATCCCTTGCCTGTATGTGCCGGGAATGAAGAACAAGGTGAGTGGTTTACTCAAAGAAGATTTAACTGTCATCAATCAGTTTGACATTATGAGAGGAGAAGAAGTGGAGACCTTTGGTTTGCTCCAGCAAGTAAATCCAATAGGAAAAGGATTAATGCTTCTGCCTGGTTCTCATACTAAGTTTGTTCTAGTTGATGAAAATGGAGAGCTTCTAAGCTGCTGCTCTACCCTGGGGGGAGAGATGCTAAAGGCGGTTAGAGACCAGACAATAATTTCGGATTCCTTGAGTTCCAAGCTGGTTGATAAAGTACTGCCTGAGTATTTAATTAAAGGGTATGAAGCGGCAATACAAGAAGGAATGACCAGGAGCTTATTTCATATCCGCTTGCTTCAGCTTTTCTCTGAATTAAGTGAAAACGAAAGAGCGAATTACTATGCAGGAATTATTCTGTCTTCCGATATGGAAGCTCTTGATGAGATGCTTGAGAAAGAAGAGGTGGAATGGATCATAGTCGGAGGGTCTAATCCGTTAAGAAGCGTATTCTTAAAATTACTATCTTATCTAAATCTTAAGGCAGAAATTATCGAGGCAAGCGAGGAACAGGTGGAAATGGCTTCTGTCTATGGTGCTGCAAAAATCGGCAAAGCCTATTTTTCGAATTAA
- a CDS encoding IclR family transcriptional regulator, giving the protein MAKKQSTTVQSVDRALNILEILKEQPKGLGVTELSYRLEVSKSTVHRLLSSLLKQGFVKQDDENERYLLGLRLIEFGETVSTHLDIRKVAAPYLNKLAENTGETVHLVQMDHGEIVYIDKTESDATIRMFSKIGKRAPMHCTGVGKAILAFLSEGEIHRILDEKPLKKFTKNTITDKQEMKKHLEEIRQRGVSFDLEEHEEGIRCSASPIFNSKGEVVGGISVAGPLMRVNDEKLEELADKVLRVSKEISRELGS; this is encoded by the coding sequence ATGGCAAAGAAACAATCAACAACTGTACAATCTGTTGATAGAGCATTAAATATATTAGAGATTTTAAAGGAACAGCCAAAAGGGTTAGGTGTAACCGAGTTATCCTATCGGCTGGAAGTATCCAAAAGTACCGTGCACCGGCTGCTCAGTTCCTTATTGAAACAGGGATTTGTAAAACAGGATGATGAAAATGAACGATATTTATTAGGTCTTCGTTTAATAGAATTTGGAGAAACTGTCTCCACTCATCTTGATATTCGGAAAGTAGCAGCTCCTTATCTAAATAAACTGGCGGAAAATACAGGTGAAACAGTCCACCTTGTTCAAATGGACCATGGGGAAATTGTTTATATTGATAAAACAGAGTCAGATGCAACAATACGGATGTTTTCTAAAATCGGAAAGCGTGCACCTATGCATTGTACAGGGGTAGGAAAAGCAATATTAGCTTTTCTCTCAGAAGGGGAAATCCATCGAATACTTGATGAAAAGCCTCTGAAAAAGTTCACAAAAAACACCATCACAGATAAACAAGAAATGAAAAAACACTTAGAGGAAATTAGACAGCGAGGTGTTTCTTTTGATCTGGAAGAACATGAAGAAGGAATTAGATGTTCGGCTTCTCCTATTTTTAATTCAAAGGGAGAAGTAGTTGGAGGAATCAGTGTAGCGGGCCCGCTTATGAGAGTAAATGATGAAAAACTGGAAGAATTAGCTGATAAAGTTTTAAGAGTTTCTAAAGAGATTTCAAGAGAACTAGGATCTTAA
- a CDS encoding prenyltransferase: protein MTNQAFTAIKSGWLLLRSIAVVSSSGATIVSTILPLLLYYSLSASYLIGLFLLLIFASFLIHGVLTHLLNDYVDHLSGTDEHSPALLSGGSRVIQNGLITAETMWLLGKGLIISLLLTDIALLLFGYDKLAILLGIGLWGAISYSLPPLQLSYRPFIGEWLSAFPSVLFLGLAGAWLSLNEIPEWAWQNAVINALFCIAWVMVHHIPDREADKQAVPQKKTSVVWSVDKFGLACSRLPALLYFGMTGLCVIWLGIERIWAGIGLIALVTGPIFLIIKMDVTNNEQVSIYEKIILMLAIVNAFWLGIFI, encoded by the coding sequence ATGACAAACCAGGCTTTCACAGCTATTAAAAGCGGATGGCTTCTGCTTCGCTCCATTGCTGTTGTTTCCTCGAGTGGAGCTACAATCGTATCTACCATTCTTCCTTTGCTTCTCTATTACTCTCTTTCTGCCAGTTACTTAATAGGATTGTTTCTCCTCCTCATATTCGCTTCCTTTTTAATTCACGGGGTTTTAACTCATTTGCTCAACGACTATGTCGACCACCTCTCTGGAACAGATGAGCATAGTCCAGCCCTTCTCTCCGGCGGAAGCCGTGTAATTCAGAATGGATTAATCACTGCAGAAACGATGTGGCTTTTAGGAAAAGGTCTGATTATAAGCCTGTTGCTCACAGACATAGCCCTTCTTTTGTTTGGTTATGATAAGCTGGCGATTTTACTTGGGATCGGCTTATGGGGAGCTATTTCGTATTCACTTCCCCCGCTGCAATTAAGCTATCGGCCATTTATAGGGGAGTGGCTTTCGGCGTTTCCTTCTGTCCTTTTCCTAGGATTAGCGGGAGCGTGGCTTTCTTTAAATGAAATCCCTGAATGGGCCTGGCAGAATGCGGTGATCAATGCGCTGTTTTGTATTGCCTGGGTAATGGTCCATCATATCCCTGATCGCGAAGCTGATAAACAAGCTGTCCCTCAAAAAAAGACTAGCGTTGTCTGGTCTGTCGATAAGTTCGGGCTTGCCTGCAGCCGGCTGCCTGCCTTGCTGTATTTTGGGATGACAGGACTCTGTGTGATTTGGCTCGGTATCGAGCGGATATGGGCAGGTATTGGATTGATAGCATTAGTGACAGGTCCGATCTTTTTAATTATTAAAATGGACGTCACCAATAATGAACAAGTTTCAATTTATGAAAAGATCATTTTAATGTTGGCTATTGTTAACGCCTTCTGGCTCGGAATCTTTATTTGA
- the kduD gene encoding 2-dehydro-3-deoxy-D-gluconate 5-dehydrogenase KduD — MFINYFNLCGKTAVVTGGNRGLGGAMAYGLAEAGADVAIVQQSAKETEVVQNIRDLGRKCEVFTFDLSETRRLPELVDSIIESFGKIDVLVNNAGVQRRSPAVEFSEEDWDFVIQVNQKAVFVLCQLVGKKMIEQGSGKIINLASLLSFQGGYTVPAYAAAKGAVAQFTKSLANEWASKNVNVNAIAPGYMATEMNTALMGDEARSRQIIERIPAGRWGTPEDMIGAAVFLASRASENIHGEIITVDGGWMG, encoded by the coding sequence ATATTTATTAATTATTTTAATCTTTGTGGCAAAACAGCCGTTGTAACTGGAGGTAATCGTGGATTAGGAGGTGCAATGGCATATGGATTGGCAGAAGCGGGGGCAGATGTTGCTATCGTTCAGCAGTCAGCAAAAGAGACGGAAGTGGTCCAAAACATTAGAGATTTAGGCAGGAAGTGCGAAGTATTTACGTTCGACTTATCTGAGACCCGCCGTTTACCTGAATTAGTGGACTCCATTATCGAAAGTTTTGGGAAAATCGATGTTCTGGTGAATAATGCTGGAGTTCAGCGCCGCTCACCAGCAGTTGAATTTTCCGAAGAGGACTGGGATTTCGTCATACAGGTTAATCAAAAAGCCGTCTTTGTCCTTTGTCAGCTTGTTGGAAAAAAGATGATTGAACAGGGAAGTGGAAAAATTATTAACCTCGCATCTCTTCTGTCTTTTCAAGGTGGATACACTGTACCGGCCTATGCAGCCGCTAAAGGGGCAGTAGCTCAATTTACTAAGTCTCTCGCAAATGAGTGGGCTTCAAAAAATGTGAATGTAAATGCTATAGCACCAGGTTACATGGCTACAGAAATGAATACCGCCTTAATGGGTGATGAAGCTCGCAGCAGGCAGATTATTGAAAGAATTCCTGCGGGACGCTGGGGGACTCCGGAAGATATGATTGGAGCCGCTGTTTTTCTGGCATCCAGAGCATCTGAAAACATACATGGGGAAATTATTACTGTCGACGGAGGATGGATGGGCTGA
- a CDS encoding glycerophosphodiester phosphodiesterase has product MNRYIFIFLVGLMFFGVAAAPLSTAHADEVKNKDRKQTLNIAHRGASGYAPENTIAAFDKAVEMKADMFEVDVQMSKDGELVLIHDTTLDRTTDGSGNVGDFTYEELQKLDAGSWFGEEFAGEKIPTLGEVLDKYRGKIGILIELKSPALYPGIEEKVAEELKARNLDKPENDKIIVQSFNHESVQKVHELLPSMPLGVLLGNTEVTDEQLSEFASYAEYFNPNKAMITKEFVDRLHSFDLQTQPYTVRDQASADYLLKAGVDGIITDFPDYVDPR; this is encoded by the coding sequence ATGAATAGGTACATCTTTATCTTTTTAGTTGGTTTAATGTTTTTCGGAGTGGCTGCAGCACCTTTAAGTACAGCGCATGCTGACGAAGTGAAGAACAAAGACCGTAAACAAACGTTGAACATCGCTCACAGGGGAGCTTCTGGTTATGCCCCAGAGAACACGATCGCAGCTTTTGATAAAGCGGTTGAAATGAAGGCTGACATGTTTGAAGTTGATGTGCAAATGAGTAAAGATGGAGAACTGGTTCTCATCCACGACACGACATTGGATCGTACGACAGATGGATCAGGAAATGTTGGAGACTTTACATATGAAGAGCTCCAGAAATTAGATGCCGGAAGCTGGTTTGGTGAAGAATTTGCTGGAGAAAAAATTCCTACCCTTGGGGAGGTGCTCGATAAATATAGAGGGAAAATAGGGATATTGATTGAGCTGAAGTCCCCGGCCCTATACCCGGGAATTGAAGAAAAAGTAGCTGAAGAATTAAAGGCTCGAAACCTCGATAAACCTGAGAATGATAAAATTATTGTCCAATCTTTTAACCATGAATCTGTTCAAAAAGTTCATGAACTTCTACCGTCTATGCCGCTTGGCGTGCTGCTCGGAAATACAGAAGTAACGGATGAACAGCTGAGTGAGTTTGCTTCTTATGCTGAATATTTTAATCCAAATAAAGCAATGATCACCAAAGAGTTTGTTGATCGTCTGCATTCTTTTGATCTGCAGACCCAGCCGTATACAGTCAGAGATCAAGCATCTGCTGATTATCTGCTGAAAGCAGGTGTTGATGGAATTATTACAGACTTTCCTGACTATGTAGATCCAAGATAA
- a CDS encoding PTS fructose transporter subunit IIABC: protein MKVLAVTACPVGIAHTYMAAENLQKAADEMGVDMKVETQGSIGVENALTDKDIAEADGIIIASDKEVSKERFGGKPLLVVGVQEGIREPKRLIQRIIDKDVSVYTGSAPSSETVKQQKKEKENPVYRHLMNGVSYMIPFIVVGGLLIAISLALGGNDTPGGIVIPEDSFWKQIEALGAASFSFMVPILAGFIAYSIADRPGLAPGIIGGYIAADGSFYGSEAGAGFIGGIIAGFLAGYVVLAIKKIKVPKVVQPVMPIIFIPIIGTLIVGLLFIFVIGAPVAGIFEGLTAWLEGMQGSSAVLLAVILGSMIAIDMGGPFNKVAFLFGAAMIAEGNYEIMGAIAVAICIPPLGMGLATFINKKKYQQAERETGKASFTMGLFGITEGAIPFAAQDPLRVIPSIVAGSAVGSVIAMLSSVGDRVAHGGPIVAVLGAVDNVLMFFVAAAIGMVVTAFMVNFLKKEAPAGPAREEVMETKKPAGQTEPVSKEAPQEITKLTDITTPELIDTNIAGTTRDEVIEELIQTLEQNGVLNSQSLFKEAILNREKEGTTGLGMNIAIPHGKSEAVKQPAVVFGRKPEGVDWKSVDGTSAKLIFMIAVPKEREGEDHLKILQMLSRKLMDEEFRNELLKADTREDAYSLLKEVK from the coding sequence GTGAAAGTACTAGCGGTTACAGCCTGTCCGGTAGGTATCGCTCATACGTATATGGCTGCAGAAAATTTGCAAAAAGCAGCTGATGAAATGGGCGTTGACATGAAAGTTGAAACACAAGGTTCCATTGGCGTGGAAAATGCGCTGACTGATAAAGACATTGCAGAGGCAGACGGGATTATTATTGCCAGTGATAAAGAAGTTTCAAAAGAAAGATTTGGAGGGAAGCCGCTGCTTGTCGTAGGTGTTCAAGAAGGCATACGCGAGCCTAAACGTCTAATACAGCGAATTATAGATAAAGATGTATCCGTTTATACAGGGAGTGCACCATCATCGGAGACAGTAAAGCAGCAAAAGAAAGAAAAGGAAAATCCGGTTTACCGCCACTTAATGAACGGTGTGTCATATATGATTCCATTTATCGTTGTTGGCGGTCTGCTGATTGCCATTTCGCTGGCACTCGGAGGAAATGATACACCAGGGGGAATCGTCATTCCGGAAGATTCCTTCTGGAAGCAAATCGAAGCTTTAGGGGCTGCTTCATTTAGTTTTATGGTTCCAATTTTAGCAGGATTTATTGCTTATAGTATTGCCGACCGGCCTGGTTTAGCACCGGGGATAATCGGCGGATACATTGCCGCGGACGGAAGCTTTTATGGAAGTGAAGCTGGAGCTGGATTTATTGGCGGCATAATTGCTGGTTTTCTAGCAGGATATGTCGTGCTTGCAATTAAGAAAATAAAAGTGCCAAAAGTCGTACAGCCTGTTATGCCAATTATTTTTATCCCGATTATTGGAACTTTAATTGTAGGCTTATTATTTATTTTTGTTATTGGGGCCCCAGTAGCGGGAATTTTTGAAGGATTAACAGCGTGGTTAGAAGGAATGCAAGGATCGAGCGCCGTACTGCTGGCGGTTATTTTAGGATCGATGATTGCTATAGACATGGGGGGGCCATTTAATAAGGTAGCTTTCTTATTTGGAGCTGCTATGATTGCGGAAGGAAACTATGAAATTATGGGAGCTATAGCCGTAGCGATCTGTATTCCACCGCTTGGAATGGGACTTGCAACTTTTATAAATAAGAAAAAATATCAGCAGGCTGAGCGTGAAACAGGAAAAGCTTCCTTCACGATGGGACTGTTTGGAATTACAGAAGGAGCCATTCCATTTGCCGCACAGGACCCGCTTCGTGTAATTCCGAGCATCGTCGCAGGTTCGGCCGTTGGATCTGTAATCGCTATGCTGAGCAGTGTTGGTGACCGCGTTGCTCACGGCGGGCCGATCGTTGCTGTACTGGGCGCGGTAGATAATGTGCTGATGTTTTTTGTAGCTGCAGCTATCGGCATGGTAGTTACTGCTTTTATGGTGAACTTTTTGAAAAAGGAAGCACCAGCTGGGCCTGCAAGGGAAGAAGTAATGGAAACCAAGAAACCTGCCGGGCAAACAGAACCAGTTAGTAAAGAAGCGCCTCAGGAAATAACAAAGCTTACGGACATTACCACTCCTGAATTAATCGACACGAACATTGCAGGAACTACACGTGATGAAGTTATTGAGGAGCTAATACAAACATTAGAGCAAAATGGAGTTCTTAATTCCCAGAGCCTTTTTAAAGAAGCTATTCTTAATCGAGAAAAAGAAGGTACTACAGGACTTGGAATGAATATCGCGATTCCACATGGGAAATCGGAAGCTGTGAAGCAGCCGGCTGTAGTCTTCGGGCGAAAACCAGAAGGAGTCGATTGGAAAAGCGTTGATGGGACAAGTGCCAAGCTGATCTTTATGATAGCCGTTCCTAAAGAACGCGAAGGCGAAGACCATTTGAAAATTTTGCAAATGCTTTCACGTAAACTCATGGATGAAGAATTTAGAAATGAGCTTCTGAAGGCGGATACTAGAGAAGATGCGTATAGCCTTTTGAAGGAAGTAAAATAA